agaacccgtcgaaataatggatcgtgaggttaaaagacttaagcaaaacaagataccaattgttaaggttcgatggaatgctcgtagaggacccgagttcacctgggagcgtgaagatcagatgaagaagaaatacccgcatctctttccagaagattcgtcaacaccttcaacagcttaaaatttcgggacgaaatttatttaacgggtaggtactgtagtgacccgaacttttccatgtttatatatattaattgagattgatatttacatgattaaatgtttccaacatattaagcaatcaaacttgttaagacttgattaattgaaataggtttcatatagacaattgactacccaagttgaccggtgattcacgaacgttaaaacttgtaaaaactatatgatgacatatatatggttatatatatagttaacatgatattatgataagtaaacatatcattaagtatattaacaatgaactacatatgtaaaaacaagactactaacttaatgattttgaaacgagacatatatgtaacgattatcgttgtaacgacatttaatgtatatatatcatattaagagatatttgtacatcataatatcatgataatataataatttaaaatctcttttgatattataaacattgggttaacaacatttaacaagatcgttaacctaaaggtttcaaaacaacatttacatgtaacgactaacgatgacttaacgactcagttaaaatgtatatacatgtagtgttttaatatgtatttatacacttttgaaagacttcaatacacttatcaaaatacttctacttaacaaaaatgcttacaattacatcctcgttcagtttcatcaacaattctactcgtatgcacccgtattcgtactcgtacaatacacagcttttagatgtatgtactattggtatatacactccaatgatcagctcttagcagcccatgtgagtcacctaacacatgtgggaaccatcatttggcaactagcatgaaatatctcataaaattacaaaaatatgagtaatcattcatgacttatttacatgaaaacaaaattacatatcctttatatctaatccatacaccaacgaccaaaaacacctacaaacactttcattcttcaattttcttcatctaattgatctctctcaagttctatcttcaagttctaagtgttcttcataaattccaaaagttctagtttcataaaatcaagaatactttcaagtttgctagctcacttccaatcttgtaaggtgatcatccaacctcaagaaatctttgtttcttacagtaggttatcattctaatacaaggtaataatcatattcaaactttggttcaatttctataactataacaatcttatttcaagtgatgatcttacttgaacttgttttcgtgtcatgattctgcttcaagaacttcgagccatccaaggatccattgaagctagatccatttttctcttttccagtaggtttatccaaggaaattaaggtagtaatgatgttcataacatcattcgattcatacatataaagctatcttattcgaaggtttaaacttgtaatcactagaacatagtttagttaattctaaacttgttcgcaaacaaaagttaatccttctaaattgacttttaaaatcaactaaacacatgttctatatctatatgatatgctaacataatgatttaaaacctggaaacacgaaaaacaccgtaaaaccggatttacgccgtcgtagtaacaccgcgggctgttttgggttagttaattaaaaactatgataaactttgatttaaaagttgttattctgagaaaatgatttttattatgaacatgaaactatatccaaaaattatggttaaactcaaagtggaagtatgttttctaaaatggtcatctagacgtcgttttttcgactgaaatgactacctttacaaaatcgacttgtaacttatttttccgactataaacctatactttttctgtttagattcataaaatagagttcaatatgaaaccatagcaatttgattcactcaaaacggatttaaaatgaagaagttatgggtaaaacaagattggataatttttctcattttagctacgtgaaaattggtaacaaatctattccaaccataacttaatcaacttgtattgtatattatgtaatcttgagataccatagacacgtatacaatgtttcgacctatcatgtcgacacatctatatatatttcggaacaaccatagacactctatatgtgaatgttggagttagctatacagggttgaggttgattccaaaatatatatagtttgagttgtgatcaatactgagatacgtatacactgggtcgtggattgattcaagataatatttatcaatttatttctgtacatctaactgtagacaactagttataggttactaacgaggacagctgacttaataaacttaaaacatcaaaatatattaaaagtgttgtaaatatattttgaacatactttaatatatatgtatatattgttataggttcgtgaatcaacagtggccaagtcttacttcccgacgaagtaaaaatctgtgaaagtgagttatagtcccacttttaaaatctaatatttttgggataagaatacatgcaggttttataaatgatttacaaaatagacacaagtacgtgaaactacattctatggttgaattatcgaaatcgaatatgcccctttttattaagtctggtaatctaagaattagggaacagacaccctaattgacgcgaatcctaaagatagatctattgggcctaacaaaccccatccaaagtaccggatgctttagtacttcgaaatttatatcatatccgaagggtgtcccggaatgatggggatattcttatatatgcatcttgttattgtcggttaccaggtgttcaccatatgaatgatttttatctctatgtatgggatgtatattgaaatatgaaatcttgtggtctattattatgatttgatatatataggttaaacctataactcaccaacatttttgttgacgttttaagcatgtttattctcaggtgatttttaagagcttccgctatcgcatacttaaataaggacgagatttggagtccatgcttgtatgatattgtgtaaaaactgcattcaagaaacttattttgttgtaacatatttgtattgtaaaccattatgtaatggtcgtgtgtaaacaggatattttagattatcattatttgataatctacgtaaagctttttaaacctttattgatgaaataaaggttatggtttgttttaaaatgaatgcagtctttgaaaaacgtctcatatagaggtcaaaacctcgcaacgaaatcaattaatatggaacgtttttaatcaataagaacgggacatttcaatatgctcTTTGTTAATGTGACATATTTAGATTTAAACATTGTGTAGTTAATGCGGATGAGGATGTTGTGGAGACAAACGCTCTCCGCAATTTAATAAAACAATCGTGAATCTGATCACAATTGTAGATAAAAGAGAATACGACTTTATTGAATAAAAATTGGTGTCGTGGAATGGCTTACATAGGGTTTAATTTATACTAAACAAAGAAGAATTGGAAAAGGAATCAAACTCCTAAAATAAGGAAATAAAGATATGGAAATAAAATAACTaaagaaacaaataaataaataaataaataaatatatgggcCAAGTTATAGTCCTAGCAGGACTTGTTTTCCTCCTGGTTCCACGTCAGTCTCTCCCACCTAAAAAGGACTCGTCCTCGAGTCAGTAGGATATAAAGGATCCGTGTCGCCATGATAATGTGTCAAATCAGCCACGTTAAAAGTAGAGGAAATGTTCATAGACGCAGGCAAATCAACCACGTATGCGTTATCATTAATCTTATGAACAATTCTATATGGACCATACTTCTTTGGTTGCAACTTACTGTAATTACCCACAGGAAAACGCTCCTTCAGAAGAAAAACCATAACCTGATCACCAACTTCACGAAAAAACAGGCGTGCCACATTTGAAGCATCAGGGGTCTTCTTGCACGCAATAAAGTGAACCATTTTGGAGAATCGATCAACCACCACAAAAATAGAATCAACCCCGCGTTGCGTACGAGGCAACCCGAGAACAAAATCCATAGAGAGGTCCTCCCAAATACCGTTAGGGACTGGCAGGGGCGTATACAAACCCGAATTCTGAGATTGTCCCTTCGCAGTTTGACAAATACTACAACGACGTACTATCTTCCCAACATCTCGTTTCAGTTGTGGCCAATAATATCTTTCTTCTAAAGCCGCAATAGTTTTCTCGCGACCCAAATGCCCACTGAGTCCACCTCCATGTAAATCACGAATAAGTTTTTTCCGGAGCGAACAATAGGGAACACATAAGCGATTGCCCTTAAAGAGGTAGCCATCGTGTTGTGAGAAATCCTCAAAGGGAATATTATGCCATATGTTGTGAAAATCAGGATCATCAGAATACAGATGACGAAAAAACTCGAAACCAGCGACCTCATTTGTCATGGTGACCAACAGTGCCGCTCGTcggcttaaggcatcagctactttATTTTGGTGACCTGATTTATGTGTGATCGTAAAAGGGAATTGCTGCAAGTAGGATACCCACCGAGCTTGCATTTTATTTACGTGCTTTTGACTATTAAGATACTTCAAGGCTTCATGATCGGTATATAAGATAAACTGAGCTTGGATAAGATAATGTTCCCAATGTTTGAGAGCCCGAAATACCGCATAAAATTCTTGGTCATATGTGGACCACTTTTGCCGGGCCTCACTAAGCTTCTCGCTAAAATAGGCAATTGGCCGACCTTCTTGAGACAAAACGGCCCCAATACCCAAGCCACATGCATCACATTCAACTGTAAACACATTATCAAAATTAGGCAGTGCTAATATGGGCGCGGTGCATAACTTTTCTTTAATTGTAGCAAAGCTATGAGATTGCGCTTTATCCCACTGAAATCGACCCTTTTTCAAACAATCTGTCAAGGGAGCAGTTATGGCACTGAAATTGCGGATAAACCTCCGATAAAAGGTAGCTAGGCCGTGGAAACTCCGGACTTCGGTAATTGATTTTGGAACAGGCCAATCACGAATAGCTTTAATTTTATCCCCATCAAATCGGATGATATCTCCGCTGATAACAAAGCCTAGAAAAATGAGCGACGTTTGCATGAAACAACACTTTTTGGTGTTGATGTATAATGATGTATAATTTATTATCCTGCAAAACGAGCAAAACCTGCTTCAAATGTGTTAAGTGGTCAACTTCATTACAACTATAGATCAAGATATCATCAAAATAAACGACAACAAATTTATCGATAAAAGGTTTGAGCACTTGATTCATCAACCGCATGAAGGTACTTGGCGCATTGCTCAACCCGAATGGCATGACAAGCCATTCATAGAGTCCTTCTTTGGTTTTGAACGCGGTCTTCCACTCATCCCCGGGTCGTATACGAATTTGATGGCGCGACTATCCACACACATTCGCCAACTACCGTCTTTCTTCGGGGTTAAGAGGGTCGGGACTGCGCATGGGCTCATGCTGGTCCGAATGAGTCCCTCTTGGAGTAACTCCTCAACCATTTGTTGTAGAATAGCACTTTCTTTCGGATTCATTCGATAGTGAGAAAGGTTCGGTAGACTAGAACCGGGAACCAAATCGATGGCGTGTTGAATGTCTCGCACGGGTGGAAGCTCTTTCGGTAATTCATGCGGCATCAGGTCTGAGAATTGAGACAAAAGGTGTTGTACTGTTGTGGGTAAGGTAACACCATCAGTTTGGTTGTTAGTTGCAAAGAACTCCTTGATAACGAGCACGTAAAGTTCTTTAGAAGATTTGAAGGTTTGCGCAAATTCTGTACCAGATTGCGCCAAGGTCAGGAAACTCTCATTCCTACGAGGCGTGGTCGTAGGTTTAAAGTTCAGAGGCAGCAGGGTAATGGGTTTCCCATCCTTCACAAAACGATATGTATTGCTTCTTCCATCATGTGTGGTACCCCGGTCAAATTGCCACGGTCTACCAAAAAGTAGATGGCACGCATTCATGTCAACAACGTCACATAATACCTCATCGGTGTAATACTTTCCTATTGATAAAGGCACACAACATCTTTCAGTTACTTTAATGCCAGGTCCATCAGTAATCCAAACAATACTGTAGGGTTCGGGGTGTTTCTCCAAGGAAAGTTTCAACTTATGAGCCAACTCGCGGGAAATAATATTCTCGCAACTCCCACTATCaataattaaatcaaagatgtggcCTAAAATCGTGCACCTGGTATGGAACAGCAGGTTGCGTTGAGTGTCAACTTGCTTAGGTGCTAACAGAACTTTACGGACCACAAGGGTGGTCGCCTGATCTCCTTCCCCATCAGGCTCACATACATAGTCATCACCTTGTTCATCTTCTTCGAACTCATCATCGTATTGAGTATAATTCACAGGACGTCTTTGAGGACAATTGTTTGACTTGTGCCCTGTTTGATTACATCTATAACATTTATCAATTGTTGGCCGACTATAAGTATTCGAGATGGGTTTCTTCCCTGCTTCTTTAGTGTTCGAATCTTGCGGTGTAATTTCAGGTGTTGTTATAGTCGTAGTAGCGGGTTTTGTGGGTGCCCGAGAAGTTGAAGCATATTGGTAATTCCCAAAGTTACCACGAGTAGTCATAGTTTCTGCACGTCGCGCAAGATTGCAAGCCTCAGTCAAGGTCATAATTACTTGGCACCCTATCTTTTCTCGAATGGCAGGCCTTAGTCCAAACAGGTAACGTGATATTTGTTGTCCTTCGGTCTCTACTATATTATTCCTCGATGCTAGCCTTAGGAAATCAACAGTACACTCGGCTACGGTTTTCTGTCCTTGCCTCAAGGACTGGTACTGCTCGAATAAAAATTGCTCATAATCTGGGGGCAGAAATCGGGAGATCAACATTCTCTTCATCTTATTCCAATTTCGTATAGGTAATTTCCGTGCCCGTTGTCGTTGATTTTGGGTTTGTTCCCACCATGATGAAGCGCCTCCTTTTAATCTATAAGCAACTAGTTTCACCTGCTTATTCTCGGGTATGTCAGCGAACTCAAAAAACCGTTCAACCTCTGCTAACCAATCTAGAAATTCCTCGATGCTAAGGGTTCCATTAAAGGAAGGAAGGTCCACTTTTAGGCGGAAATCATCGCTTCTGTTCTGTTGCCGTGCGGGTTGGGTTTCACGATGGTAGTATTGTTGTGACTCATCATCTGTTGAAGAGTCGTTGTCGTCCCAATACTGTTGGTGCATGGGTCGCTGATATTGATATGTGTTTTTTAGGGGTTGTCGTGGTGGTTGGTTGTTGCGTGGTGCTGGTGGCGGTTTGTACTGGTGGTGGTGGGTCTGGAATCGGGGTTTAGCGCCAAGGTAAACCCTGTCGTCGTCTTCCCCAGATCTTGGTCCCTCTCGATCTTCTTTCAATTCCCGAACTGCCTTCTCGGTTTGTTCCATTCGGGTGGTGAGAATTTGAACTGTTGCTGTTAAACCTTCGATCGCCTTAACAAGATCAGGCTGATCATCTCTATCCCTTCCGTCTGAGCTAGTCATCGTACAGGAAAACACCTGCTCCAGATACCAACTAATGCGGATGAGGATGTTGTGGAGACAAACGCTCTC
This genomic window from Rutidosis leptorrhynchoides isolate AG116_Rl617_1_P2 chromosome 2, CSIRO_AGI_Rlap_v1, whole genome shotgun sequence contains:
- the LOC139889590 gene encoding uncharacterized protein; the protein is MTSSDGRDRDDQPDLVKAIEGLTATVQILTTRMEQTEKAVRELKEDREGPRSGEDDDRVYLGAKPRFQTHHHQYKPPPAPRNNQPPRQPLKNTYQYQRPMHQQYWDDNDSSTDDESQQYYHRETQPARQQNRSDDFRLKVDLPSFNGTLSIEEFLDWLAEVERFFEFADIPENKQVKLVAYRLKGGASSWWEQTQNQRQRARKLPIRNWNKMKRMLISRFLPPDYEQFLFEQYQSLRQGQKTVAECTVDFLRLASRNNIVETEGQQISRYLFGLRPAIREKIGCQVIMTLTEACNLARRAETMTTRGNFGNYQYASTSRAPTKPATTTITTPEITPQDSNTKEAGKKPISNTYSRPTIDKCYRCNQTGHKSNNCPQRRPVNYTQYDDEFEEDEQGDDYVCEPDGEGDQATTLVVRKVLLAPKQVDTQRNLLFHTRCTILGHIFDLIIDSGSCENIISRELAHKLKLSLEKHPEPYSIVWITDGPGIKVTERCCVPLSIGKYYTDEVLCDVVDMNACHLLFGRPWQFDRGTTHDGRSNTYRFVKDGKPITLLPLNFKPTTTPRRNESFLTLAQSGTEFAQTFKSSKELYVLVIKEFFATNNQTDGVTLPTTVQHLLSQFSDLMPHELPKELPPVRDIQHAIDLVPGSSLPNLSHYRMNPKESAILQQMVEELLQEGLIRTSMSPCAVPTLLTPKKDGSWRMCVDSRAIKFVYDPGMSGRPRSKPKKDSMNGLSCHSG